A window of Bombus huntii isolate Logan2020A chromosome 12, iyBomHunt1.1, whole genome shotgun sequence genomic DNA:
TACggcagaaataaaagaaaagaatccattATATCGAGTATACACGAAAAGTAACGATactgaatatttaaaacatgtATTTCTTGTATTGGAACGTTTGGGATTTAAACAAACTAATGATGCATTTAATTGGGATTTATTGTGGGCACATGACTACCCATTTAGAAGTTTAAGTTCTAGCTTAAAGAAGTTAAAAGCTCATCAACGTGTTAATCATATTCCCGGTTGCGGATATATTACTAATAAGGTGGATTTATCAACCGCGGAAGGTCGCTACATTTTACCAGCATTTAAGATACCAGAACAAAGCAACGAATTTTTTTTGTATGCTAATCAGCATCCAGAAAAGATGTTTGTACAAAAATCGAATGATCATCGGGGTATTAGCATAAAAAATGTGAGCGATATAAATGTTACAGAAACTGGATCTTTTGTACAAGAATTTATACAGCGACCATTTCTCATAGATGgatataaatttgatattgGAATATACACCGTGATCACCTCCGTTGATCCCCTtagagtatatatatacaaaggTGATGTGCTCTTTAGATTTTGTCCTGTAAAATATTATCCATTTGACCCTGAAGTTTTAGACAAATACATAGTTGGCGATGATTACTTGCCGATTTGGAATGTTCCATCTTTGAAACATTATTATACTAAATTGAAGTTTTCAATGAAAGATTCGTTCGACGCATATGTACGTATGCAAGCGAAAGATCCTGAAAAAGTTTGGAGTGGTGTACGCGAAGCAATCAGAGAAATTACTTTGTCAAAAGAGATTTATATTAAAGAAGCTATAAAACGTTTCGGAAATGGAAGAAATTTTTTCGAGTTAATTAGAGTCGATTTTGCACtcgatgaaaatttaaatgtttatACCATGGAGGCAAATATGTCTCCAAATTTATCTTCAGCGCATTATCTGCCAAACCAATTACTTTACGAACAAGTTATATTTAACTTATTTTCGTTAGTTGGTATAGGGCAAAGAATCAGGAAAGATTCTTTGAAAATAAGgtcttataaattttatattacaattaaGGTAACaatcttttaaaataatataacattgaCTAATGTTAACATTTACAGGAACAGAATGGAGGAAGAAATGGAAGTAGCTGAGAAGAATATAATGGTTTTGCCAGAACTTTGCATAGAATGTAATGACTGTTTTCGTGTAGAATGTCAGTTATGTAGCCCATGTTTCACACCTGAAACTAAATTGATTTTATCTCAAAGTTATTTGGAAAATCAGAATAAAATGGATTTTCAAAGAATCTTTCCACCTCCCATAGTAAGTTGTTTTTAAGAATAgatattcattttatttaatgtggatgaaataaatattaatcatCATTTGCAGACAAAAGATATGATATTAAAAGATTAcgcaataaaaaatcaattactTGTCAGATGGTATCAAGGCAAGTGTGAATTAGATCATTCATGGTGTTCATaactacattttttaaaaatttattccttCATAAATAAGTACAAAATAAACAAGGCCACTACAtgtatataaaacaatttgCTCTACTGGCAATGTACAATTattaatacataatattttgtataaaattgaTTTGTTTACGTATCATATTATAAATCAAAATAGAAACTAAAATGTTTTTTAGTaatgatttataattaaacaaaaaatgaatttattaaatttgtaatatttatgtGTCCTTTTTTTTACggtcttttttaaattttgattcAGGTACATTTGGATTTGTAcctttataaaattcttttaacaATGTCATTGCTTCAGTACCTTTAATACCTCCTATTATCTTTGTTCTTGAATTATAAAGTTTTGGTACTTCAAAAACACTTATACATCCACCAAAACGATCGTTTCCACAACCATATATAATGTTACGTACCTGTAGTTGACATAATGCAGATGTACACATTATACATGGTTCTACAGTAACAATAACATCAGTATcataaaaaacatttttatagcTTAAATCTTTCATGTTACAGGACTCTAAAACTTGATCTATACAATTTATTTCTGCATGTCGAGTTGCATTGCGAGTTTCGTTAACTGTATTATTACCTGTAGCAATGACATCattgttatatataaataaacagccaACTGGAACTTCACCTgattttagtgaatcatttgcTTTTTGTAGAGCAACATTCATCCAACTTAAAAAATCCATTGTATTTCTTTTATGTTTTAATAAgttaaatttgacaaattttcatagaaaaattatcaaatacacatatacacacatatacacgCACACAATAATACTTAAAAAagtaatattagaaattaccacaaatttataaagtaatatatgtAACATAAATAGTACAGTTAGGTAACATGAAATTGTACTGATAAAGagcaaaaaattatttttcttgtcAAGgtattttaagctgtaaaacATTCAAGTAATCCAAACTCACTTAACTTTTGTGTTGCCTTTTCActccaatttttattattcacaGCACGTGGACTTGGATGAGGTAAACATAAAACCTAAAAACATAAAAgaattacatatatttcttctatatctattataaacaaaattcTAATAAGTGGTAATTACCTTCACAGGTAATTTTGAAGACTGAACTACTAATTGTGCTCGTTTCTCTGCATATCCACCAATGCcaattataatttcaactTTTAAAATCTTAATTGCATCTGCTAATGCCTTGTCACAAGCAGAATGTAAGATTTGTATTTCTGGTCCCTAAAAAAGTAAgacatttaatatataaatatgactATAATAAAAGATAGATATATTGCCTTTATTTCTGCTGGTGTAATGTTACAGCCTTTTTTATTCATCAATGCAATAGGgcaataattatgtatatatgcatGTTCAAAGAATTTCTCTGGACTTTTACATAATTCTTGAAAAAGACCCCATAATCTTTTCCCGCTGATTTCACTACGAGTACATTGAAATCCGGTTACTTTTCTATTTGGCTGTTCTTTGGCTGGTTTTCCAACATGTCCACAAATTTTTAACCAGTCGCGAACCATACTTATCTCTCCAAATGGAACACCAGTTTGGGACATACCCCAAGGACCAGGATTCATTCcaagaaacaatattttcttaaCAGTATTACAATACTTTTGTACATACATAGTGTGTATATTAAATGCATATTCAAGTGGACTATAAACATACTCTACTGGCAAACGGAATGTAATTTTTCTTAACTCAGTAGCCAAATTATGTTCCACTGACAATAATTGTTCAGAAATGTTAAGTGAAGTATCACTTGTAACTatactattttcttttttttctgaaTTATCTTCATCTTCTGATTTCATTCTTTTAGGATTAATATCTACTGAATCACTATCACGTCTTGTTTTGGTTTTTCTAGAATTCGACATTATAATGATCTCTTCAATaaaaactttattatattgtttttataaactgtttttaaaaatttttaaaattacacatataaattcaatttaatatatttaaaaagtgcAGACAATGTGCTTAGCAAACACTCACACATGTACGACAGTTATTTGAATTCAGCAGTAAACGTTCG
This region includes:
- the LOC126871670 gene encoding probable tubulin polyglutamylase ttll-15, which gives rise to MSSKQNVNECTIYTQMMNLKVKTLLNIFLYSITGPIILYCFLSFLYYHENLRNTQLSTAEIKEKNPLYRVYTKSNDTEYLKHVFLVLERLGFKQTNDAFNWDLLWAHDYPFRSLSSSLKKLKAHQRVNHIPGCGYITNKVDLSTAEGRYILPAFKIPEQSNEFFLYANQHPEKMFVQKSNDHRGISIKNVSDINVTETGSFVQEFIQRPFLIDGYKFDIGIYTVITSVDPLRVYIYKGDVLFRFCPVKYYPFDPEVLDKYIVGDDYLPIWNVPSLKHYYTKLKFSMKDSFDAYVRMQAKDPEKVWSGVREAIREITLSKEIYIKEAIKRFGNGRNFFELIRVDFALDENLNVYTMEANMSPNLSSAHYLPNQLLYEQVIFNLFSLVGIGQRIRKDSLKIRNRMEEEMEVAEKNIMVLPELCIECNDCFRVECQLCSPCFTPETKLILSQSYLENQNKMDFQRIFPPPITKDMILKDYAIKNQLLVRWYQGKCELDHSWCS
- the LOC126871680 gene encoding tRNA-specific adenosine deaminase 2; protein product: MDFLSWMNVALQKANDSLKSGEVPVGCLFIYNNDVIATGNNTVNETRNATRHAEINCIDQVLESCNMKDLSYKNVFYDTDVIVTVEPCIMCTSALCQLQVRNIIYGCGNDRFGGCISVFEVPKLYNSRTKIIGGIKGTEAMTLLKEFYKGTNPNVPESKFKKDRKKKDT
- the LOC126871676 gene encoding single-strand selective monofunctional uracil DNA glycosylase yields the protein MSNSRKTKTRRDSDSVDINPKRMKSEDEDNSEKKENSIVTSDTSLNISEQLLSVEHNLATELRKITFRLPVEYVYSPLEYAFNIHTMYVQKYCNTVKKILFLGMNPGPWGMSQTGVPFGEISMVRDWLKICGHVGKPAKEQPNRKVTGFQCTRSEISGKRLWGLFQELCKSPEKFFEHAYIHNYCPIALMNKKGCNITPAEIKGPEIQILHSACDKALADAIKILKVEIIIGIGGYAEKRAQLVVQSSKLPVKVLCLPHPSPRAVNNKNWSEKATQKLSEFGLLECFTA